The DNA region GCGCCGAGGACGGAGGAAATCAACGGGTCCTCAATGGGATCCAGTCCGGCGGGGATGTTCATGTCATCCGATACGGATGGGGCACCTCCTGGGATTGGGGAGCGGTTAACGTCCATCCCCTCAAGGGGGGAGGGATCGAGGCGGACGTGTACAGGAGGGGGGAGCTCAGGGGGCACATATCCCTCTCGGTCAGCGGGGAGCACAACGTTCTCAACGCGCTGGCCACCTGTGCGGTGGCGGACCTCTTCGGCGTGTCCTTTGAGTCCGTAGCGAAGGTGCTTAAGTCCTTCAGAGGGGCCAAGAGGCGGTTGCAGCGGGTGGGATCTGCCGATGGCATCGACGTACTGGACGACTACGGTCATCACCCCCGGGAGATAAAGGCCACCATATCCGCCGTGCGGGGGGCGTTGCCGGGAAGGCGCATCCTGGTGGTGTTTCAGCCCCATCGCTACACCAGGACTCAGGCCATGTACCGGGACTTCGCCAGCGTTCTAGCCCTAGCGGACAGGTCATTCATACTCCCCATATATCCCGCGGACGAGGAGCCCATAGAGGGGGTCTCATCGGACCTCATCGCCGGGAGCTTCCCCGATGGGGTTGGGGATCCGGTCTGTTGCGATTCCTTCGAGGACGCGGTGGAAAGGGTGAGGGAGACGTGTGTTCCCGGTGATGTGGTGCTAACCGTGGGGGCGGGCAGCATTTCCTGCCTGGGGGAGAGGATCCTCCGTTCCATTGAGGAGGGAAGGAAGTTGCCCCATGAGGTCGCAGTTGTGTCTAAGTAGCTTGGCATCCCGCATCCCCGTCAGGTTTCAGGAGCCCATGCGCTTCTGGAACACCTGGGGGGTCGGTGGCATCGCCAAGGCGGTGATGCCAATCACCTCCGAGTCGGCCCTGGCGGAGGTTCGCCGTGCCTCCTCCGATGCGGGGGATCGGCTTTTCATCTTGGGCGAGGGCTCGAACGTGCTCGTCCTCGACGGGGGGATAGATGGGTGGGTGATACTCCTGAGGGACGATCCATCCCCGCCCGAGATCGTTAGGTCCTGGGGAAACTCGGTGGAGATCCGGGTATCGGCGGGATATCCCCTGCGTCGGCTGGTCAACTGGTCCGTGAGGAGGCGTCTCAGCGGGCTAGAGTTCGCAGTGGGGATCCCCGGTACTGTAGGGGGCGCCGTGGCGGGCAACGCGGGAGCCCAGGGGCGGTCCATAGGGGACCTGGTAAGCTTCGTAAGGACCCTGGAGGTGGATGGGACCTTCTCCGATTGGGGGAAGGGGGATCTGACCTTTGCTTACCGGAGCTCCCCCTTCGCCGGAGGTACCTCTTGGGTTACGTCCGTTGGTCTAGTCCTTAGCCTCTCCAGTGATGGGCTGGTGAGGCAGAGGCTTAGGCACTTCGCCTCGTTGCGAAAGGGGCAGCCAAAGAACTCCAGGACCGCCGGTTGCGTGTTCAAGAACCCACCGGGGGGTAGTGCGGGGCTTATGCTTGACTCGGCGGGATGCAAGGGGCTCTCGGTGGGAGGAGCCATGGTGTCGAGGGAGCACGCCAACTTCATCGAAAACCTGGGGGATGCCACATCGGACGACATCCTCAAACTGATAGACATATGTCGATCCCGGGTAAGGGACCAGTTTGGGGTTAACCTGGAGTTGGAGATCAAGGTCATCGGGGATGGCGCCTTATAGGGAGAGGGGCAGGAATTTGGACGGCGGGACTCACCCCCGCAGGAAGATTATTCGATGGCTCCTGATGATCACCCTGCTGGCGGGTTCCCTG from Thermanaerovibrio acidaminovorans DSM 6589 includes:
- the murC gene encoding UDP-N-acetylmuramate--L-alanine ligase codes for the protein MWHTSPIDIEASKRIHLMGIGGAGMSGLALLLKDMGLSVTGCDAARTTYIKKLSQRGVEVLMGHDGEHLDRFSPDLLVYTSAIDDSHPEIQRARELGIRIAKRAEVLSAIFNHRRGIGVAGTHGKTTTSSMLALVMERCDMSPTVAIGGELCDIGCNAKLGSGDVMVAELDESDGSFELFSPQVAVVTNVDWDHVDHYASVDQVTDAFVRFVGKIKDGGALVICAEDGGNQRVLNGIQSGGDVHVIRYGWGTSWDWGAVNVHPLKGGGIEADVYRRGELRGHISLSVSGEHNVLNALATCAVADLFGVSFESVAKVLKSFRGAKRRLQRVGSADGIDVLDDYGHHPREIKATISAVRGALPGRRILVVFQPHRYTRTQAMYRDFASVLALADRSFILPIYPADEEPIEGVSSDLIAGSFPDGVGDPVCCDSFEDAVERVRETCVPGDVVLTVGAGSISCLGERILRSIEEGRKLPHEVAVVSK
- the murB gene encoding UDP-N-acetylmuramate dehydrogenase, which codes for MASRIPVRFQEPMRFWNTWGVGGIAKAVMPITSESALAEVRRASSDAGDRLFILGEGSNVLVLDGGIDGWVILLRDDPSPPEIVRSWGNSVEIRVSAGYPLRRLVNWSVRRRLSGLEFAVGIPGTVGGAVAGNAGAQGRSIGDLVSFVRTLEVDGTFSDWGKGDLTFAYRSSPFAGGTSWVTSVGLVLSLSSDGLVRQRLRHFASLRKGQPKNSRTAGCVFKNPPGGSAGLMLDSAGCKGLSVGGAMVSREHANFIENLGDATSDDILKLIDICRSRVRDQFGVNLELEIKVIGDGAL